A stretch of Eubalaena glacialis isolate mEubGla1 chromosome 10, mEubGla1.1.hap2.+ XY, whole genome shotgun sequence DNA encodes these proteins:
- the TAF1D gene encoding LOW QUALITY PROTEIN: TATA box-binding protein-associated factor RNA polymerase I subunit D (The sequence of the model RefSeq protein was modified relative to this genomic sequence to represent the inferred CDS: deleted 2 bases in 1 codon), with translation MDSLNYATVSDSAVEIENQSDNSSSGSSLFKTQCVPIPPKRRQRNPVRKFVHKPESTQARDSSSDSSIEPRPLTLKAIFERFKKKKRKKRKYKPTGRSRGRPKGRRNTRISQINKKQFKDKGPGFPFLESGNGRKLLPWRKILTFEQAVARGFFNYLEKLKYEYHLKESLKQMNVGEDLEKEDFDSRRYRYLDDDGSLSPIEESAAEEIATNLEHDECDIKLVEDNYFIISSELPKKKNVYLEQEEYTEEAALPKKRASKSKTLDRGQNGLKIDRIMTTRQGVNMI, from the exons ATGGATTCTCTCAACTATGCAACGGTATCTGATTCAGCTGTGGAAATTGAGAATCAAAg TGATAACTCTTCCTCTGGTAGCAGCTTATTTAAAACTCAGTGTGTTCCTATCCCACCTAAAAGGAGGCAAAGAAACCCTGTTAGAAAATTTGTTCACAAACCTGAAAGTACTCAAGCAAGAGATTCATCTAGTGACTCATCTATAGAGCCAAGACCATTGACTTTAAAAGCTATTTTTGAaagattcaaaaaaaagaaacgtaaaaagagaaaatacaagccAACGGGAAGATCAAGGGGAAGAccaaaaggaaggagaaacacTAGAATctcacaaataaataagaaacaatttAAAGACAAAGGACCTGGTTTCCCATTTTTAGAATCAGGAAATGGAAGAAAACTATTACCTTGGAGAAAAATTTTAACCTTTGAG CAAGCAGTGGCAAGAGGATTTTTTAACTACCTTGAAAAACTGAAGTATGAATACCATCTCAAGGAAtccttgaaacaaatgaatgtTGGTGAGGATTTAGAAAAAGAAGACTTTGATAGTCGTAGATACAGATACTTGGATGATGATGGATCTCTCTCTCCTATTGAAGAGTCAGC AGCAGAGGAGATTGCAACAAATCTTGAACATGATGAATGTGATATTAAATTGGTG GAGgataattatttcataataagTTCTGAATTACCAAAgaagaagaatgtatatttggAACAAGAGGAATATACTGAAGAAGCTGCACTGCCTAAAAAGAGAGCATCAAAATCCAAA ACACTGGACAGAGGACAGAATGGCCTGAAAATAGATAGGATTATGACTACCAGACAAG GAGTGAATATGATTTAA